From one Lycium ferocissimum isolate CSIRO_LF1 chromosome 5, AGI_CSIRO_Lferr_CH_V1, whole genome shotgun sequence genomic stretch:
- the LOC132057447 gene encoding protein CIA1-like isoform X4, whose amino-acid sequence MNFSEGDFELKEIQRLEGHTGKVLGIAWKQDTGTWGRPLVIASWSDDKTVRIWEQNFSGIFECKAVLEESHGRSVRSCAWSPPCKLLAVACSDATTAIWKNVGNAYERVYTLEGHDNEVRSVSWNTKGDLLVTCGGDKSVWIWEVLPGNEFDCVSVLHGHTEDVKMVQWHEYMLFSFSYDNTIKIWEEILGSGDWACIQTLGESDSGHTSTISCLSLNNDFQMVSCSDDLTIKIWSCEGAKNYVGSKLIWTHACTLSGYHDRTIFSVDWLRRIQEFLPVLELMTLYVCSSRTRTMRLMDLHLSYF is encoded by the exons ATGAATTTTAGCGAAGGAGATTTTGAACTGAAGGAAATTCAAAGGCTGGAAGGACACACTGGTAAGGTTTTAGGTATTGCTTGGAAACAGGACACTGGAACTTGGGGTCGTCCCTTGGTGATTGCTTCATGGAGTGACGATAAAACTGTACGAATTTGGGAACAGAATTTCTCTGGCATTTTCGAGTGTAAG GCTGTTTTGGAGGAATCACATGGACGGAGTGTTAGATCGTGTGCCTGGTCACCGCCATGCAAATTGTTGGCAGTAGCTTGCTCTGATGCCACCACTGCCATTTGGAAAAATGTCGGGAATGCGTATGAGCGTGTCTACACTTTGGAG GGTCATGACAATGAAGTTAGAAGTGTTTCCTGGAATACAAAAGGAGATCTGCTTGTGACGTGTGGAGGTGATAAGTCAGTTTGGATATGGGAAGTTTTGCCTGGAAATGAGTTTGATTGTGTTTCAGTGTTACACGGACACACAGAAGATGTTAAGATGGTTCAATGGCATGAATATATGTTATTCTCGTTTAGTTATGATAACACCATTAAG ATTTGGGAAGAGATTCTTGGCAGTGGTGATTGGGCTTGTATTCAAACTTTGGGTGAGTCTGACAG CGGACATACATCTACTATCTCGTGTCTCTCTCTCAATAATGATTTCCAAATGGTATCTTGCAG TGATGACCTTACCATTAAGATATGGAGTTGCGAAGGTGCAAAAAATTATGTGGGGTCTAAATTAATTTG GACACATGCCTGCACTCTATCTGGATATCATGATCGGACAATTTTCTCAGTTGACTGGTTGAG AAGGATCCAGGAATTTTTGCCAGTGTTGGAGCTGATGACGCTATACGTTTGTTCATCGAGAACAAGGACAATGAG